In Mytilus edulis chromosome 4, xbMytEdul2.2, whole genome shotgun sequence, the following proteins share a genomic window:
- the LOC139519718 gene encoding ras-related protein Rab-28-like, which produces MSDSEDEAPDKQLKIVIMGDGASGKTSLATRYAQEQFGRQYKQTVGIDFFLKRIVLPGNVHVALQVWDIGGQTLGGKMLENYIFGSHGIVLVYDITSYASFENLDDWYSSLKKVFGKETKLPHVALVGNKIDLEHMRTVKIDKHQKFAQEKGMSSHFVSAKTGDSVSLCFQRVAADILGIKLTKPEVEQHQKVIKAEIVQYKNEASAKPVTNKPQKSSLCSLQ; this is translated from the exons ATGTCGGACTCAGAAGATGAAGCACCAGACAAACAGCTCAAAATTGTTATTATGGGAGATGGTGCTTCAGGAAAG ACATCACTTGCTACTAGATATGCACAAGAACAGTTTGGAAGGCAGTATAAACAGACAGTTGGAATTGACTTTTTCCTGAAAAGAATTGTTTTACCAG GAAATGTTCATGTAGCTTTACAAGTATGGGATATAGGTGGACAGACATTAGGTGGTAAAATGTTAGAAAACTACATATTTGGATCACAC GGTATCGTGTTAGTTTATGATATTACAAGTTATGCAAGCTTTGAAAATTTAGATGATTGGTATTCATCACTAAAAAAAGTATTTGGGAAAGAAACTAAATTGCCTCATGTAGCTTTAGTTGGAAATAAAA TTGATTTAGAACACATGAGAACTGTGAAAATAGATAAGCATCAAAAGTTTGCTCAGGAAAAAGGAATGTCAAGTCATTTTGTCTCAGCTAAAACTGGTGATTCT GTGTCACTATGTTTCCAACGAGTAGCAGCAGACATTCTTGGTATAAAACTGACTAAGCCTGAAGTGGAACAACATCAGAAAGTGATCAAGGCAGAAAttgtacaatataagaacgaagcTTCGGCTAAACCTGTCACAAATAAACCGCAGAAAAGTTCTCTATGTTCGCTACAATAA